The Methanothrix sp. region AAGCTGCCATCCAGCCGCAGACCATATGCCGAGCATCATGATGACCTCGCTGAATGAGGTGCAGACGATGGGCAGCACTATCCTCCTCTCTCTGTATCTGTAGAAGACCATGAGACCCACGGCAAGTATCGCGAGGATCCCTGCAAGAGCCACCTGGAACTTGAACTGGGATCCCAGTGCAGCATCAACCTGCCCGGAGCCTATGATCTTGACGTTCACAGGCAGCGCGCCCTCCCTCAGGTGGATGTACAGCTCCTTGGCCTTCCTGGATCCCGCCTCACCTGTGCCGACCTCGGCGACCAGGCTTCTCATTGGCGCTTTGTCGAGAGCGGATGCGAGTTCGGGGGCAAGAGGAGCGCTGAATATCTCATCCCTGTCCAGGTACATCGATACCTCATGCGCCTTCGGATTCCTGGTGGCTCCGACCTCTTTGGCTATCCGCTGGAATGTGAGAGCCCCCTCCTCTGAGAGAGTGAAGGGCACGCCCCACATATCGTTCCTGTCTCCCCTCGGGAGCTCCACAGACTCAACGGCATCTCCGTACACGACATGCCTGGTCTCGTTCGGACCAACCTGGATGCGGATCTCAAACTTTCCTGGCTTGCCCACGACCTCCTCGGCGGTTGAGACGTTTACGCCCGCGAGATCTATCGTTATGAACCTGTTATCTACGACTCTGACCTTGATATCCTTGAGACCCAGACGGTTGAGCTTCTTGTCGAGAACCTCCTTGGTCTCGTCGACAGTCTCGGGTGTGAGGCCGCTGATGAATGCGTCCTCTCCAGGGGCGATCCTGCCGCCGACATCTGAGAGGATCGATTCGAGCTTCTCTCTTGTCACATTCGACCTTATCTCGTAGCGCACCGGCTCAAGCCCAACGATCCTCACATCCGAATCGAGGCGCGTTTTGAGGTAGTTCACAACAACGCCTTCAGGGGAGGCAGGCACTGTGATCCTGGTTGTGTTGGCCCTCACCAGAACCTTCGATCCAGGATACCCGAGATCCTCAGGCAGCGTCTCCGGAACATTTCCGTCTATCGTTATCACATAATTATCACCTCTCCTTGAGACATCCTCTACGACCCACGCGCCCTGGAACTCCTTCTCCAGGATCTTAACAGGATCGACATCGAGCTGGACAATCGCCCCCTCAAGCTCCAGCTGGAGCCACGAGCCACCCTCCAGGTCAAGGCCGTACTTGAGGCCGTGGTTCATTCCGAGATATCCGGGTATCGGAGTGAGCATGAAGACCAGAGCGAGAACCACAGCCGCGATGTAAATGACAACCCTTGGATCCTTTGAAATGCTGCCTGCAAGGCTCATCTCTTACCACCCCTGGCGAGCTTTGGATTCCGCTGTATGTACCACCGCAAAGCCTGGACGTTTGTTATCCAGGTGTTCATCATATCCGCAAGGAGGCCGAAGAAGAGCACCACGGATATATCGGATATCACATCGATCTTCGTGAAGCTGGGGGACACCAGGTAGATTATGCTCGATACAAGTATCAGCACGATGACCGCGGACAGTGTCGTGGATGTCATCATCAGTCCGGTCCTCATCGCCCCCAGAACCTTCTCATTTAATGGACCCTTTCTCTTGAGCACCCTCACGGTGAGTAATATGTCTGTATCCACAGAGTAGCCTATGAGCATCAGAAGGGCAGCAACCGTGCCAAGCGAGAGCTTCACGCCCACAGCGGTCATCATCCCTGCAGCTATTATTATGTCCGCAAGGGCGCAGATCACGACAATACCGGATATGACAGGCTGTCTGAACACGAAGAAGACCACCAGAGCCATGAGAAGGAAAGACATCAGAAGGTACCTTGGAGCATCGCTCTGGAGCTGCTTGCTGTACACAGGCCCTATGTATCTGAGCTCAGCATCCGAGAACTTCTCATTCACAGTCCGCGCCAGGCTCTTGTAATCCTCGGATCCCATCGGGGGGAGCTGGATGTAGTATCTGCTTCCAACCCTTCTCAGCTCGGAGACATCATAACCCTCAAGCTTGCTCAGGACTTGCGACTCAGGCTCCTCAGCGGGAACTGTTATGAGCGTGCCACCCGTGAACTCGATACCCATTCTGACCGGTGATCCTGTGGTGAAATACGTTGCGGCCAGAATAATGATAGATAAAGCCAGTACAGCGGCTGGAACTGCAATCATCTGCCGCCTGTCTATCTTCCTGATGAACTCCTCTAAATCCATACAAGCCTCCTTTCTGGCTGAACCACGCTCAATATATTTACGATTTTTGTGCCGTGCGCTCTCTGCGAGGTATTTGCTCAATATCGTGAGCGTGCTTGAGTTACTGATCAAGTGAGGCCCTATCATCGGCCATAGTCGTTTATCCAGAAATCCGCCAAGAGGGCAATTTACCTCAACATATTGAGCATGTTCTCTGCGAGCCGCATGGAATTCGATGATCGAGGTCTCCAAAATCCGGATCGCGGGCTCGAGCTGGGGCTTGAACTGCTGAACGGTGTTCCACCATCGGGACTCAGTGGCACAACACCAGCAGACCTCGAGCTGCGTGCTTTGGGTTCAGTGATCGGACAGACAGGGATATGAGAGGAGTAAATCTAAATTCATCGACTGTCAACATGGATTCATGGACGTGTTCGATGCGCTTAAAGGAAGGAGGTCGATCAGGGCCTATCAGGAGAAACCTGTACCCAGGGATACTGTGGAGATGCTGCTTCAGGCGGCTGAGCTGGCGCCATCTGCGGGCAACCTTCAGTCCAGGAGGTACGTGGTTGTGATGCGGCAGGATCTCAGGAAGGCTCTGGCCCTGGCCGCATACGGCCAGAGCCAGATATCCTCCGCGCCTGTGGACATCGTCGTATGCGCTGATGTGAGGCGATCGAGCAGGCGGTATGGTGACAGGGGAAGCCTGTACGCGATCCAGGATGCTGATGCTGCTGTGATGTGCATGCTGCTTGCAGCACATGCAATGGGCCTGGGCGCATGCTGGAACGGCGCGTTCGACGATGGGATGGTGAGAGACATCCTGGGCATCGAGGAAGGTGTCGTGCCAGTCGCCATAATCTCCCTCGGCTGGCCTGCCGAGTCGCCTGAATCTCCCGGGAGGCTGCCACCCAATGCGCGCTGGGAGGTATGAGAGAGGCTCATGTACAGGGATCTGAG contains the following coding sequences:
- a CDS encoding protein translocase subunit SecF, with protein sequence MDLEEFIRKIDRRQMIAVPAAVLALSIIILAATYFTTGSPVRMGIEFTGGTLITVPAEEPESQVLSKLEGYDVSELRRVGSRYYIQLPPMGSEDYKSLARTVNEKFSDAELRYIGPVYSKQLQSDAPRYLLMSFLLMALVVFFVFRQPVISGIVVICALADIIIAAGMMTAVGVKLSLGTVAALLMLIGYSVDTDILLTVRVLKRKGPLNEKVLGAMRTGLMMTSTTLSAVIVLILVSSIIYLVSPSFTKIDVISDISVVLFFGLLADMMNTWITNVQALRWYIQRNPKLARGGKR
- a CDS encoding preprotein translocase subunit SecD, producing the protein MSLAGSISKDPRVVIYIAAVVLALVFMLTPIPGYLGMNHGLKYGLDLEGGSWLQLELEGAIVQLDVDPVKILEKEFQGAWVVEDVSRRGDNYVITIDGNVPETLPEDLGYPGSKVLVRANTTRITVPASPEGVVVNYLKTRLDSDVRIVGLEPVRYEIRSNVTREKLESILSDVGGRIAPGEDAFISGLTPETVDETKEVLDKKLNRLGLKDIKVRVVDNRFITIDLAGVNVSTAEEVVGKPGKFEIRIQVGPNETRHVVYGDAVESVELPRGDRNDMWGVPFTLSEEGALTFQRIAKEVGATRNPKAHEVSMYLDRDEIFSAPLAPELASALDKAPMRSLVAEVGTGEAGSRKAKELYIHLREGALPVNVKIIGSGQVDAALGSQFKFQVALAGILAILAVGLMVFYRYRERRIVLPIVCTSFSEVIMMLGIWSAAGWQLDLASIAGIIMVIGTGVDHLFIITDELLHGERITERNEQEAKGVLLTGKIYLARLSRAFYIILGAAATTIAAMIPLLWMGFGALMGFALITIIGVLIGVGIARPAYGRIIGYILGEVA
- a CDS encoding nitroreductase family protein; this encodes MDVFDALKGRRSIRAYQEKPVPRDTVEMLLQAAELAPSAGNLQSRRYVVVMRQDLRKALALAAYGQSQISSAPVDIVVCADVRRSSRRYGDRGSLYAIQDADAAVMCMLLAAHAMGLGACWNGAFDDGMVRDILGIEEGVVPVAIISLGWPAESPESPGRLPPNARWEV